One Cydia pomonella isolate Wapato2018A chromosome 14, ilCydPomo1, whole genome shotgun sequence DNA segment encodes these proteins:
- the LOC133525053 gene encoding uncharacterized protein LOC133525053, translating to MNNFLSFIFLIVIYYTRSPIFGSDIIFDGNSKGLGFSQGFYKDRGSIGDILLNNRFDHAIGYKGQGIFERNNHKFAFDEGNPDIHGIIERPCQVYDTFCIRKFFAEHSKCKISGRRLPEPFFRAQAGYQYASANISVTAVDGIYDGLSNARVEEFYINKVTDNLIIAFYFDDVSIRSNNTNAKFYLRGREPEVHTDFASLDFRKTTVTMIIPGLNNLRLDRAETFTESPLVPFSAGPRIGLSSDPEVVSMFLYLVTAGVPVETREEISTEGVFLATTYLQYNICDFGLKVL from the exons atgaataattttctTAGTTTCATCTTTCTTATCGTTATCTATTATACACGTAGTCCTATTTTTGGTTCAGATATTATCTTCGATGGCAATTCTAAGGGTTTAGGTTTTTCTCAAGGATTTTACAAAGATCGTGGGAGCATAGGTGATATTTTGCTAAACAATAGATTTGACCATGCCATTGGTTACAAAGGTCAGGGAATATTTGAAAGGAATAATCATAAGTTTGCATTTGATGAAGGAAATCCTG ATATCCATGGAATTATAGAGCGTCCATGTCAAGTATACGACACCTTCTGTATCCGCAAGTTCTTCGCAGAGCACTCCAAATGCAAGATTTCAGGAAGGAGACTCCCTGAACCATTTTTCCGGGCACAAGCTGGTTATCAGTATGCAAGTGCCAATATATCAGTTACCGCCGTTGACGGAATATATGATGGACTAAGTAATGCTAGAGTGGAGGaatttta TATCAACAAAGTAACAGACAACTTGATTATTGCTTTCTATTTTGACGatgtctcaataagatctaACAACACAAACGCAAAATTTTACCTGAGAGGACGAGAACCTGAAGTTCACACAGACTTCGCTAGTTTGGATTTTA GGAAAACTACTGTAACAATGATCATACCGGGATTAAATAATCTAAGGTTGGACAGAGCTGAGACATTCACAGAAAGTCCTCTTGTTCCATTTTCTGCTGGACCCCGTATAGGTCTGAGTTCAG ATCCTGAAGTTGTATCCATGTTTTTATATTTGGTGACTGCGGGTGTTCCAGTGGAAACGCGCGAGGAAATAAGTACGGAAGGCGTGTTCCTCGCCACTACCTACTTGCAATACAACATTTGCGATTTTGGTCTTAAAGTATTGTAA